The Flavivirga eckloniae genomic interval TAGAGGAGAAGAAGTGTGTAATTTTGATTTTAGTAAAAAGCACACTCAAGGTTGGGATTGGACTTGGCAAGTGCCGAGAGCGGATTTTGATAATGTTCTTGCAAATGAACTTATAAAAAGAGGTGTAGATATTGCTTTTGAACATGAAGTGATTGATGTTGTTATTGATGAGGATGGCACTTCTATAACAACTATTAAAAATGAGGAAGGGCAAAGTTATACGGTTAAAGCAAAACATATTATTGACTCGAGTGGTTATGGTAGGGTTTTACCACGACTTTTAAATTTAGAAAAACCATCAGAACTTCTTGACCAGTCTTCAATATTTACACATGTAAAAGATATAAAACGCCCTGAAGGGTGGGAAGGTTCGCGTATAACATTTGATGTTATAGATCTGCGAGTGTGGTTGTGGGTTATTCCTTTTTCTGACGATACAACGAGTATTGGTTATGTTGGACCAACAGAATTTATAGAATCTTTTGAGGGAACGCCGACTGAAAAGTTAGCAAAAATGCTAAAACTTTCGGATTATTATAGCGATAGATTTGATGGTGTTGATTTTTTATTCAATCCGGTTGAAATAAAAAATTATTCTAAATCTGTGAAGCAGCTTTATGGCAAGGGATATGTACTTACAGGTAATAGTGCCGAATTTTTAGATCCTGTGTTTTCTTCTGGTGTTACGTTTGCGACTGAATCTGCTTTGCTTGCAGCAAAATTAATAGCAAAAGAATTACAGAATACTGAAGTTGATTGGGAGGTAGAGTATTCAGATTATATTAAAAAAGGTGTTAACGTTTTTGCTACTTATGTAAAGGAATGGTATACAGGAAACCTTCAAGAAATATTTTTCCACAAACCAGAGAATCCTGAAATTAAAAAACAAATATGTGCCGTTTTAGCTGGTTATGTATGGGATGAAACCAATCCTTTTGTTAAAAACCATCATAGATTGGTTAAGACTGTTGCTCGCATTATTGCTATGGAAAAAGAAAACGAGGGTGTTTAAAAAAGTGCCATTCTAAATGAAATGTACTTGCCCGCGGGAGGGATCAATCTATTAATTTTTAGATTAATAAGATTCTTCGCTGCGCTCTGAATGACAAAACAAATTACTTTTTAAACACCCTCGTTTTAATATTAATTTTTCGAGCAATAAACTATTTTAGTGCTTTTTTCTTCAGGTTTTTAGCAAATTCTTTAGCTAGTTTTGCATAAGCTTCAGAGATACGGTATCCGGAATTATAGTCATTACCCATAGCTCCAAATCCTTCTACTTTAGTATAATCTGCTGAAAATAAAATAGCATCAGGAGTTTTAGTTTCAAATACAACAAGGGTTGCTTCTATTTTTGAATTTTGTCTTACTATACCAACATTATAGCCAGCATACATCATAGTAGTCTTTATAAGCAAAGTGTATTTTGCATCATTGCCTTTATCCACTTTTACCTCACCGTCTTCAAATCTTTTATTAAAAGATTCTATAAATTTTGGCTCATATCTATCTTCTCTATCAGCAAACCAAGACGCTTTGAATTTTTCTCCTGTACCAGCTTCCTTGTCTTCTCTCTTTTTCATTTTATCTTTAAGGAATTCTTCTTCAGAATCGTACTTTGGGATTTTTAAATTTGAATATTCAAATTGCAGGCTATACTCTGTAATATCTTTTAAATTTTTAAAAGATCCTTCTTTTACTTTTACCTTTTGAGAGTAGGTTAGGCATGTACAAAATAGAATTAAAATAATTGTTAATTGTTTTTTCATAAATTAAAATTTAAGGATTTGAATTGATTAATAGTATAAATAGAAATTGTTTCTTAATGTATATAAATACTCTGATTGAGTTTTGGTTAGCATATTATTTAGAGGTGAATTATAGCATTAAAATTCTTCCAAAAAGGATAAGGTTATTTGTATAACTTTTTGTAAATGTATTGGTAAAATATCTTTTTTCCAAGGATGCGACGCTCCAAAAACATGATTGGCACCTTCTACGATTTTTAATTGACTTTTTGGATTCCATTCGTGAAGCTTTTCGGCTTCTTGAATGGATATACTAGTATCTGCATCACCATGAACTATTAAATAGGGGATTTGTAAATTAGATACGGCTCTTTTTATGGTTAAGCGTTCTTCGTTTTTTATATAATTCTCATAAAATTGATAATAATGCGGCATTTGTTGCTTTGTTCTGCCGTTGAGTACATATTTTACGCCATCTTTTTTCCACGATTCTAAATCGCCAATTGTTGCCGTTCTTTTTCCAAAGTCACAAATACTCGCTAGGCTTATCACGTTTTTAACACGCGGATCTTCTTCTGCCTTTATTAAAACGATTCCGCCGCCACGACTGTGCCCAATAAGGCTAAGGTTATTTATATCGCCAATGCTTTTTATATCATTGCTTTTAAAAACCCAGTCGATTACAGATTCTAAATCGTCCAATTCTTTGGTATAATTATTATTGCCAAAAGCTTCCAAATCAGGAAAGTCTATAGGCTGCTCAATAGTACCGCCATTGTATGAAAAGTTGAACTTTATAAAGCAAAATCCCGCTTCGGCAAATGCATTTGCCATTAAATTCCAGGAACCCCAGTCCTTAAACCCTTTGTACCCATGACAAAATATGATTATAGGTTTATTAATATTATTGGATGTATACGTAACATCGATTAAAATGGGTTTTTCATGTTTGCCATCAATAACACTATTTTTTTTGCTAATCATTTTATACTTCTTTTTCGGTGAATGGAATGTTGGGGTCGCAAATTTCTAAAATAAGCTGTTTTAATTCTTTACTAAAGTTATTAATTGTTTCTTGGGTAATCAAGGCATCTTTTTTTGCATAGGCACCGGCTTTATCTTTTTTGGAGAATTTTAAAAAACCTTTATTCAGGTTTTTAAAAGATATGATACCGGCTTCAACTGGAAGTTGAATCTTATTCGATAGCTGCATCATATAGGCATAAGTAAGTACTTGAAAGCTTTTGCTGTATTTGGAGTAATCTGTTGTAATGGCTTCCCAGTCTACAATTTCAACACTGCTTTGTTCTACACGACCAGTTTTGTAATCTATAATTCTAGTAATACCGTTACATTCGTCAACGCGATCAACCTTACCTGTAATGGTAACAGGAAAACCCAGTTCTGGGATATCGATTACAACACGGTTATCCGCTTCAATGGCTATTATTTTTATTTGATTGCCAGCTTTTAGGTTTTCAATTTCTAAATCTAAAAAGTTTGAGACATAGCGTTTGGCAATTTCAAAAATTATTAAGTTTTTGCCTTTAGTTATATCCCCTTCTTTATAAACATCCGTAAAATGATGTGTTACCGTTTTTACAATACGGGTTTTTAGTTTTTTAATACGTTCTACAGATATAAACGTGCCAACTAACGGCTTATAAAAGTCTTCCAGTGTGTTGTGCACCACAGTTCCTAACGTGTTTGCCGCTACGGTTTCTTCTACATTGTCGTGCTCTTTTATTTTTAATACTTTCTGGTAGTAAAAATCTATAGGGTTTCGTATATAATTAGTTAACGATGATGGAGAAAGCCCTTTTTGAGCCACAGTTTTTAACTCATTTATAATCGAGGGCGTTTTATCTATAACGTTTGGTGTGGTTTTAATTATAGGAACATGGGGTGCGATAATTTGATGATTTATGTCGTGTATTTCTTCCAGTTCTAATTGTGTTATAAATCTGCTTTTTTCGCCACCGGTTAAAACATCTGCTTCGGTATTGTAAAGAATATACACGTTTTTAGCTCGTTGTAAGAGTCTGTAAAAGTGATAGGTATAAACAGCATCTTTTTCTTTATAAGTAGGCAGGTTGTTTTCTATTTTAACATCAAAAGGAATAAATGAATTGTTCGTTTTTCCAGATGGAAGTATCCCTTCGTTAACAGATGATATAATAACTGTTTCGAAATCTAAAACGCGAGATTCCAACATACCCATAATTTGAAGCCCCTGTAAAGGTTCTCCTTGAAAATCGAGGGTTTCAGAGCTCAATAGCTCTTTATAGACACTATATAGTGTTGAGATGTCTTTTATATGATGATAGGCTGTGTTTAAACGCGATAATTCATTAAACAGTTCGTTAAAACGAAACAAATACTCCAAGGATAATAAGTTAGATGCTTTGTTACCGTCTAAAAAGTTTTTGATATGTAATATTAGTTGGTTACAATTTTTTAAAGCTGTATCAACAGATTTGTTCCAATTCGAAAACAACAGATCGATAACATCGTTACAATTAGTTGCTAACTGTTTTAAGCGTTCTGTGGTAAGGTAGACTAAATTATTAGCATCAATAGTCTCAATTATTTTCGTTGCATAATCAACGTCTTTAACATATAACAGCGGTCTTATAAATTGGTGTGATATAATAGTTATAACATCTTTATAGTATAATATGTTTGAAGGTGTTTTATGTAAATGAAACAAGGATTCGAAAAGCGAGGCTATGGGGATAGATTTTAAAGGGAACCCCATCGTAATATTAAGCGCTTCGATAGTTGTGGGAAGCGAGTTTAATACGGGAATAAGTAAGTCTTCATCGCCTAAAACAACTGCCGTATTTTGTAATGATTGATTATTTTTCTGTAAACTGTTTAAAAGCGTACCAATATATTTTGCCTGACCTATATTTTTTGGAACTCCAAAAACCGAAATATTTTTTTCTTTCGAATAATTAGTGGTAATCCAGTTAAAAGGGTTGTTTTTAAAAAAAGACCAATTAGTTTTATGCTGTCTGGTAAATAAAGCGGCATCGTGTTTTTGGTTGTTAATAAAGACACTATCAATATCCCAATATGTTTTAGCTAAGTTGTTTTTAAGTAACTCTTGAATAATCGTTATTTCGGAAGTGTTTAGAGCATTAAATCCTAAAAAGACATGTTGCTTTTCAGGGTTATTTTTAATGTAAGAGGGCAAGTTTTTAGCAGCTTCTCTGTAAATTAAGCCCTGATACCCTATTTTTTTATTTATAAGCTGTTCGGTGAATTGGGTGTAGTAATTAATAAGTTTGTTCCAAAAGGATAAGTAGTTTTTAACAAAGTCGGTTTGGTTATTTTCTAACGACCAGTGGTTTAAGTCTTGTATGGCACTTAAGTAATCAAAAATATTCTTTTGAGGTATAAGATACCGGTCTATTTCATTAAAGTCCTGAAGCAATATTTGAGCCCATTTTGAAAACGATTCGAAACTATCTGCTTCATTGCTATTGGTTAATTTAACATAGGTGTTGTAAAACTCAAAAAGAAGCTCTGTATTCGATATACTTTTAAGCAGGGATAGATCTTCTACAAATTCTTCAATACTAATTATTTTAGGAGAGAAGATAGTTTTCTTAGCAACTTTAGAGAGCTGATGTTTTAAAAATAGCCCAGCTCGTTTACTTGGTAGAACAAAGGTTAGTTCTGAAAGGTTTTCATTGTTATTTTGAAGATCTTTTAGAACATCAAAAATAAAAGTTGTCATACCAATTTAGTTTTAAAATCGTGCATAGCTAAGTTGAAATAATTAAAAAAGAAACCATCTGCGTAAATCATTTTAAGATTTAATGGTGAGTACATAAAAATAAAAAACGCTTCGGATATCCGAAGCGTTTTTATAAAACTTATTTTAAAAACTAATTAATAGTTTCTTATTTTACAAGGTTGATCTCAACTCTTCTGTTGTTAGCTCTACCAGATCTAGATTTGTTAGTATCGATTGGTTTAGACTCACCATAACCGATAGCAGATAATCTAGAAGTATCAACACCATGAGATATTAAGTAATCTTTTACAGAGTTAGCTCTAGCTTCAGATAATTTTTGGTTAGTAGATTCTCTACCAATACTATCTGTATGCCCTTCTACTGTAAATGTAGCAGTTGGATACTCGTTTAAGATTTTAATGATATCTTCTAATACACTTTCAGACTGAGATTTGATAGTAGATCTTCCAGTATCGAATAAGATTGTTTTAGCGTACTCATTTAAAGTTTTTTGAACTTCTTCAGTTACTTCTGGACAACCATTGTTAGCAACAGTACCAACAACATCTGGACATTTATCATCTTTGTCTAATACACCGTCACCATCAGTATCTGGCCAAGGACAACCGTTATTAGCAGCAGCACCTGGAGTGTTAGGACATTTATCTTCTGCATCAGTTACACCGTCACCGTCAGCATCTGGACAACCACCTAAAGATTTTAATCCTGCAACAGTAGGACACTTATCATCTTTATCAGCGATACCATCACCGTCAGAATCTGGACAACCGTTAAGTTCAGCTAAACCAGCTTCGTTAGGACAAGAATCTTTGCTATCTTCAATACCATCAGCATCAGTATCAGGACAACCATTGAAAGCTTCTAAACCAGGAACATCTGGACAAGCATCATCTTTGTCGTAGATTCCATCATCATCAGCATCAGCACCACCAAATTTAATAGCGATACCAACTGAGTGTTGGAAATGTGTATTTAAATAATCTTCAAAAGCATGTTTGTAAGAAGATTGAATAGTTAAACCAATATTTTCGCTAAACCAAAGGTTTACACCTAAAGTACCGTTTAAAGTTCCAGCACCAACTTCATCAATCCAA includes:
- a CDS encoding NAD(P)/FAD-dependent oxidoreductase, giving the protein MSEENIDVLIIGAGPSGCVSASYLYDKNCKVKIIEKSKFPRFVIGESLLPRCMDHFEEVGLLDSLKACDFEVKEGARFIRGEEVCNFDFSKKHTQGWDWTWQVPRADFDNVLANELIKRGVDIAFEHEVIDVVIDEDGTSITTIKNEEGQSYTVKAKHIIDSSGYGRVLPRLLNLEKPSELLDQSSIFTHVKDIKRPEGWEGSRITFDVIDLRVWLWVIPFSDDTTSIGYVGPTEFIESFEGTPTEKLAKMLKLSDYYSDRFDGVDFLFNPVEIKNYSKSVKQLYGKGYVLTGNSAEFLDPVFSSGVTFATESALLAAKLIAKELQNTEVDWEVEYSDYIKKGVNVFATYVKEWYTGNLQEIFFHKPENPEIKKQICAVLAGYVWDETNPFVKNHHRLVKTVARIIAMEKENEGV
- a CDS encoding alpha/beta hydrolase family protein — its product is MISKKNSVIDGKHEKPILIDVTYTSNNINKPIIIFCHGYKGFKDWGSWNLMANAFAEAGFCFIKFNFSYNGGTIEQPIDFPDLEAFGNNNYTKELDDLESVIDWVFKSNDIKSIGDINNLSLIGHSRGGGIVLIKAEEDPRVKNVISLASICDFGKRTATIGDLESWKKDGVKYVLNGRTKQQMPHYYQFYENYIKNEERLTIKRAVSNLQIPYLIVHGDADTSISIQEAEKLHEWNPKSQLKIVEGANHVFGASHPWKKDILPIHLQKVIQITLSFLEEF
- a CDS encoding PD-(D/E)XK nuclease family protein; protein product: MTTFIFDVLKDLQNNNENLSELTFVLPSKRAGLFLKHQLSKVAKKTIFSPKIISIEEFVEDLSLLKSISNTELLFEFYNTYVKLTNSNEADSFESFSKWAQILLQDFNEIDRYLIPQKNIFDYLSAIQDLNHWSLENNQTDFVKNYLSFWNKLINYYTQFTEQLINKKIGYQGLIYREAAKNLPSYIKNNPEKQHVFLGFNALNTSEITIIQELLKNNLAKTYWDIDSVFINNQKHDAALFTRQHKTNWSFFKNNPFNWITTNYSKEKNISVFGVPKNIGQAKYIGTLLNSLQKNNQSLQNTAVVLGDEDLLIPVLNSLPTTIEALNITMGFPLKSIPIASLFESLFHLHKTPSNILYYKDVITIISHQFIRPLLYVKDVDYATKIIETIDANNLVYLTTERLKQLATNCNDVIDLLFSNWNKSVDTALKNCNQLILHIKNFLDGNKASNLLSLEYLFRFNELFNELSRLNTAYHHIKDISTLYSVYKELLSSETLDFQGEPLQGLQIMGMLESRVLDFETVIISSVNEGILPSGKTNNSFIPFDVKIENNLPTYKEKDAVYTYHFYRLLQRAKNVYILYNTEADVLTGGEKSRFITQLELEEIHDINHQIIAPHVPIIKTTPNVIDKTPSIINELKTVAQKGLSPSSLTNYIRNPIDFYYQKVLKIKEHDNVEETVAANTLGTVVHNTLEDFYKPLVGTFISVERIKKLKTRIVKTVTHHFTDVYKEGDITKGKNLIIFEIAKRYVSNFLDLEIENLKAGNQIKIIAIEADNRVVIDIPELGFPVTITGKVDRVDECNGITRIIDYKTGRVEQSSVEIVDWEAITTDYSKYSKSFQVLTYAYMMQLSNKIQLPVEAGIISFKNLNKGFLKFSKKDKAGAYAKKDALITQETINNFSKELKQLILEICDPNIPFTEKEV
- a CDS encoding OmpA family protein; the protein is MKNLSRLLFAMLLVLVCSNANAQDKNNPWQINIGVNAVDAYPSGDGAPFSETIFSKFVDTDNWNVLPSLSTITVSKYIGDGFSFGIGGSLNKIENWGEDPTTGEALPVDDLSYYAADGTIKYNVGEALDWKTFEPFLGVGGGYTWIDEVGAGTLNGTLGVNLWFSENIGLTIQSSYKHAFEDYLNTHFQHSVGIAIKFGGADADDDGIYDKDDACPDVPGLEAFNGCPDTDADGIEDSKDSCPNEAGLAELNGCPDSDGDGIADKDDKCPTVAGLKSLGGCPDADGDGVTDAEDKCPNTPGAAANNGCPWPDTDGDGVLDKDDKCPDVVGTVANNGCPEVTEEVQKTLNEYAKTILFDTGRSTIKSQSESVLEDIIKILNEYPTATFTVEGHTDSIGRESTNQKLSEARANSVKDYLISHGVDTSRLSAIGYGESKPIDTNKSRSGRANNRRVEINLVK